atgttttcgtgtttgttctccggaagtcgcgttgatcgaccgcatacgtcatcaaggtttaatatttcgggtttaatttcagaaaagcaaccgttacatttcaaggtaagaatgaaactacaatgattgtttgtcttaaaagaaataaatcttaatttttgaatgtattttaactgaaatgtgagaacctcgatggtGTATGCggcgagcaacgcgacttcctgAGAACGCACttgaaaacatgttcgggacgtgtcaggcagaactggcacgaatggccaccctatagGAAGAtcataattcaaaagtcaattCACAGTTCaatttaaacataaaacatcaATTCATAAACAGTTGTAATCAAATGAAAACATTGCATACCTGGCAAAGGTAAAggtaagtaaaataaaaatacatgatgCTGTGTCAAAAGTCACAACATCATGGGGTTCATTTCTAAATAAATCCCACCTGAACCTTTAACACACTTTCCTTAAAGAGCTCCTATTTTCATTTGGTAAaatgtttgcgtggtttattgttcaaaaacacatttttttccacataccgtacatttttgcagctccagatttcactctcttcctgaaacgcacagatttgaaaagctttgtgtccctgattggccagcaaatctgtacgttgtgattggcctgaattcttctgacgtcagcaggaaacgTGACGCTTTTTACCAtctttgaaagattcgctcaaaatgcaatgctaacaggagtaaCTTACAGGCTGGGAGTACAAGccggaggaattatgataatgtcggtcttgtctacatcaccaatcccaggaagtaaactgttgcctacaatctgtgtgtttgttgtagtccaagaaaagagatttacattggagacgataactcgcgtcattaaCTTTATGGTtggtaccttttgcatatcgttaacatgtactaatacacacttgcacaccaaaggaaatgaaaaaacgtgaatcggacaataggtgctctttaaatatccagagagaacaaagcatataggaatTTGGTACTGACTGGTTGTTCTCAGGGCTGTCCTTAATTTGcatacagtgggtgattggttTATGTTTAAGGTGGGAGGTCTCTATCAAtttaatgtgtttatatatagcgcttttcacaattgtttaattgtttcaaagcagctttacagtaaTAGATGcagtaaaaaacacaataaaatcataaaaaataagtaGCAGAATACAGCAGTTAAGATTAACCATACTAGTGAGCTTAGTAAAAATGTAACGTATGttagagggtgctaagttaagccaatgtcagcagaCTCCCCAGGGGCtgaaaaaaccctaggagaaaaaccctgtgggtgaaaatcctaggaggggaaaaacccttgggagagagccagacatagctgTTTCTATAGAGTATATGTTATATAATAGGTAGGATTTTACAATTTTATGGggattaaataaattattcagTTTTGTGTAATCTCATATTTGTTCATACTTTGGCATATTTATATTTGATGTATTTGTAACTGCTCTGGTCAAGGTGGCAGATAGTAACCAGACGAGAGACTGTAGCTACTATATTAGTTTTAGGCTTTTATCTGGGAAGTTTAAACCTTGTGATGTTGCCACTGATCAATCAGAGTCAAGTATTCCAGAGCTGCATGTAATATTGTCTAACTCTTGCTAGCGTGAAAAAGGAATAAAGTGGGGTGTGATaaagatttgatttttttatatataggaCTATTTTTTGGCTGACATCCAACCAACCTACACGAATCACTGTTTTTAGTCTATAGCAGTCTGCATTAAGTCTTAAACGTTTGTTGAAAGCCTCTTGTTCTGTTCTCAGTAGTGTTGTGGCAGAAGCGTCAGACATCAGGCTGTGGTGTGATGTCTTATATTTCACACATCTTTAACAGTTTAAAACAGATGCTACAGTAACAGTGATTTGGTTCTTAAAACTTCCCATTGCCTCTGTTGTTCTGGACCTGACCTTTAGCACGCTTTCTACCTGTCTGTGCTAGAACTAAAACATCATAAGTCATACATCAATGTACAAacaaaatctatattttttttacattttttaaatcaagtgtCAAAATAATTGGTTTCTATGAAccatttttcatttaaagttcTTTGCTTTCATAAAGTTGCTTTTGTGATGACTGTTTTGAGCTTTTCAGGAAGTGACTTGTATCACCTTACTGCACTGCAGTTTCAGTGAGTAGATCAGAACATCATGATGCTGCTTCGACTGAATTGTTTGGTATGTTGATGCTTTGGTGCTGTTGGCTAATGGATGTTAAAGGTAAGTTAGTTCTCTGAATGTACTCTTCTATTTTCCTACTGTGATTTtcttgttaaatatttaatttaacatttttcacacaGGTCAGGATGTGTGTCAATCAAGTTTAACTCAGAGAATCAACTTAACTACAGAGCTGCAGTCTGAAATCCTGCTGCCATGCTACTTTGAAGCAGCAGCCTTCATTGAAACAATCCAGACATCAAATGCAAGTGTTGTGTGGACTCACATAAATGAAACATCTCAAAACATTGTAGAGATCACATTCAGTGGTGAGGTACATTTCTGGACTTACAGACAGGGGAGAATTAAGGCAGACTCAAACTATCTACTACGCTACATGGAGATAAACATAAGTGAGTTTAAATTACAGGTATTAAGATACCTAAATATAAGATCACAGCATCTGAATGTATTATTTTGATCATCTTGCTCCTGAGGTCTCACCAATAAATAACTGGTTGCTCATGTTAGGAGGAGGAGTCCTGCTTTGTCTGGTTACAGCATGTGTATTCTACAGCAAGACAAAAAGTAAGTCTGATCACACGGCACAACTGAAGACtactatatattaaaatatctgcattttataaatattgataatatacaaaaaactgaatattatttatttatttattttcgtAGGTGATGTCGTTGTTAATAAGAAGATCTATACATCAGTTGTCTATAGATCTTTGCTATGAAAGCATTTTCATTTGATACATTTATATCAAAATCTGTTTAGCAATTACATTTGGCCCGGATCCATTTTAAGCCCCTTGCCTCCGTTTTTATCTTAGAGACGTTTTCTGATTGTGAACCAGATCCGTGCCAGATAGAGGTTTCAGCTTAAACATCTAACTGCCATCAGTTcagtatttatatcattttacagatctgGCCCAGATCACTTTTCCCAAAGGTAACCGAAAGACATTAGCTGTGTCTGACACTGATTTGGTCCAGATCTGCAATACGAATCTGAGCCAATACTGATGATCAGGCGGTGCTGGATCGGCGCTGGTACATATCTGCAACGACACCTAAAAACGGCTTCAGCCCGTTGTGCGTTTGGACTCAGAAACGAGTCCGGCTCTATCGTTTTGCGGTTGCGGCCCTGTTCCGTTACACACCCCACAAGTTACCACAAGTTATCAGGGATAGCGATCAATAGGCACATTAACAAatttttgttctgtgtttactatttaaatgtatttaacaaaGCCTTTGAGTGATCTTATAAATTGTCCATAAACGTGCCATTGCATTTGTCTTTGTACTATCAGTAACGATCTAAACATGGTCTCTTCCTGTGAACCTAAAAATAGACGTTGTTATGTTTAAATGAACAAGATGCAAGTCTCTGCAAGACGTAAATCATTTCTAAAAACCCCTAGCATCAACTTGATTAAACAATGTTGCAATGTTAACTTGAACTGTATTATAAGTCCAGTTTATATGTGCTaagcaaaaatgactttaaacaATGTTACTGTAAATCTACAATACTTAAACATCACAGGTGCTGTGGTGTCTTAGGTGTGGGTGAATGTGTTGCATAGCATTAAAAGCTGCAATGTGCAAACTGAGATGGTGCTGCTGTGTTTCTTTAAACAATGTTACATTTTCAGGTTGAGTTTGCTCCTTCGTAGAGTGCCTCTTATATGACAATATGGtgtaatatatgaagagtttcgttgcaaaacaagataaatccgttttttaattgtttagaaatcccgttttttggttgtgcattccaattaatatcaattcaactgcagttgctTTGTTTTGATtgaaaccttcataacttaaaaaatacagctaagtagcaccataaaacaaaataataacatgataacataataattaacatgttttgacaaaaattttaaaaattgaTTGATCTCGtattgcaacaaaactcttcatatatatatatatatatatatatatatatatatatatatatatatatatatatatatatatatatatatatatatatatatatatatatatatatatatatatatatatatatatatatatatatatatatatatacacagtacTGTGGAAAAGTCttaggcctccatgccagaattagttttgttgtttttgcaatgttatagtggtcatatataattatttttcattttttaaacaagATACATCCAGAAAAAACTGTATGAAAATGTAAAcggatgtgtcaagtttttagggtaaactccccttccacttgagcaatagcaggaactGCAGGATGTCTTAAACCTAAATCAtattaaatcctaatttataattggaaagtCTTTTTACTTCCTTTTGTTAAAAaccgctcaagatgtgtttagtgccaagagaggtcacactaaatacagactaaagaagacatttagtcctgaaaatttcatttttttatttttttgtacatatttcctgtattttctgttcgtatcttaataaaatagattgaaaaataaatatggatggacattaaaacttttaaaacaagtctgctggtggtggcctaagacttttgcacagtactataTATTTCAAAAGACTTTTCATATTTACAGTAATTAACAGTTATCTTGAATTGCATCTTTATTGTAGTTCTGACCGCTGTTTCCTTGTTCTCAATGTGCAACATCCTGAACTGGCTCTAAAGGGTTTTATAAATAGCTGTTTGCTTTTTCTTTGGTCTCAGTATGTGTTAAATATGAGAGTGTTTGTGGTATAATGTCACCTGCAGTAATTTGTCACACATCATCAGGTCAAAACATGCATAATGTATAATTACTGTACGTTTTGCAACTTATTACTTTGAAATGCACTTTGTCATTCTATAGAATTTTTTATCTCTTTCTTGCCAggttttgtgttaaaaaaaatttttttctcaTACAGTATATGTCAGATTGATGTCTTGGGTctaaaaagtttgttgacagCCTTAAGGTTTGTTCTCAGTATGTGGTGTGGCTGAAGCGTCAGACATCAGGATGTTTGTGGTGTGATGTCTTATATTACAAACATCTTTATCAGTTCATAATGTCAGTGATGAGACAGCAATTTGGGGCTCAAAACTTTCCGATGCTTCTCTTGTTCTGCACTTTGTCTGCGCTAAAACAGAGACAATCCAACaattaaaaacactttaaatatcTTAAtcaacactgtcaaaaaaaaggtacaaatctgtcactggggcagtaccctttaaaaaaagtcctaatatgtaccatttaggtacaaacaatatgtatctttggactgccaatatgtacatttgaagtactaatatgcactctttgggtacaaaaatgtacctttttgaaagggtactgtcccagtgacaacttttgtacctttatttctaagaGTGAAGGCAGTAAAGTTTCTTTTAATCACTTTTCATTTAAAGTTCAGTGCTTCAGTTAATTAGCTATACTTTTGTGTCAACTCTGAAAAAATCTGGGTTGTTTTCAACCCACTGTTGGGTCAAAAGAGGAAGAACCCAGATTTGACCCAACACTTCGttcaaacaacccagcattttaggtTTAAACAATCCTGCATAGGTTTACAAGTTACAACTCAACCGGCTGGGTTTTCCCTTGCTGACCCAATGGTGTATTGAATAtagcccagcattttttagagtgcttTTCAGGAAGTGAGTATAACTTGTCACCTCACTGCATTTCAGTGTTAATGTCAAACTGCAGTATCAGTGAGTAGATCAGAACATCATGATGCTGCTTCGACTGAATCTCTTTGGTATGTTGATGCTTTGGTGCTGTTGGCTAATGCATGTTAAAGGTAAGTTTGTTCTCTGAATGCACTTTTAGATTtgttgtgtgtgattttgttgaTAAATATTACATGCCCTCATCCAcgttttaacatttttcacacaGGTCAGGATGTGTGTCAATCAAACTTAACTCAGAGAATCAACTTAACTACAGAGCTGCAGTCCGAAATCCTGTTATCATGCTACTTTGGAGAAGCCTTCATTAAAACAAACCAGACTCCAAATGCAAGTGTTGTGTGGACTCACATTTATGAAACATCTCGAGACATTGTAGAGGTCCCAGTAAGTGGTGAGGCAAAGTTCTGGAATAGCAGACAGGGGAGAATTAAGGCATTCTCTCACATCTCTGGCTCTGGAAACTTCTCCATTCTTATAAAAAATGTGACAAAGTCTGATCTGGGTCTCTACCAGTGCAAACTATACAGAGACTCAAACTGTTTTCAACACTACATGGAGATAAACATAAGTAAGTGTTTCAATAACATTATTAAGGATTTTTTAGCATCCATTAGTTAttatactaaaataaatatttaactacAGAGCTGCAGTAACTGTTCATAACTGTCTTGTAACACATGAGTGTTACAAAACGTATCAATTTCGATGGCTTATATGACTCAAAGTGACAAAAAACATCTTTATAACTtccttaggggccagtcacaccaaaagcgctttaaccgcttgcaaacgcaaggcgcgacgcactgccttttttaaaaaaagagcagtgcggcgcggcttttcatattgctaagcaaccaccgagtcatctgtcttgtcaatcaaatattgaagcgtgagcgctcttttgctgttaactgtcatattagcagaaactttaaaaagaggacgcttgctctgaccttgtttgagggtgagacgtgcacaaacacacaggagagagtgagcgagtgatgtccggttcttcaaagcaactgtaaacttccctcaccacaacgtaaggcccgcctctcccctcattcgattggacaatggaagacgcgaatgacgtcaggcgcttctccgctttcagcgctccttcaaaaacgcgtgcgcggcaggcggcagaaaaccgcaaggcgctcggcgcgcataaacagcgcgcaaacgcgccctgcccatagaatatcattcaaaaaaggcgcctgcaactgccataaacgcttttggtgtgactgagcccttaggCTTTCTTTCCCATGGAAGCCAAAGGGACAGTGTGAAGGACACTCTTATAATTTTGTTGTGTACAATAAAAAACTAGTAtttatattgtgtatatttgGACATCAAATGTAATTAGTTTaccagtggccggttgcataaaactttaagactagtcttaaaagttagtcatgaatttttttcttcaagacatcataactgttttaagtatgttatatagaaaggtagattggtctaatttaaatccaaataataagactgattagccctaactaattgctagttagtcagaatcattcttaagacgcagtcttagcgtcacggctatgtttatgcaaccggccacaggtGTCCTTTTATAAGTTTTTCTTCTAAAAGACTCCTTGAGAAAGTACTTTACAAAACCATAGTTTTGGgggtaataataattttaagtagTAAGGCTTTATTTTCAAGCCATTTAAATCATTGTAATTTCcttttttgttcaaaagcatatGAACCTCCTAGTCATTTTCTGTACTACTAAGAGTTATTCTAACTCTGAATTTTCATCTGCTGAAAGTGCGTTATCAAAATAACAGCAGTGTGAAGTTTAATTACATTATAAAACAAgttaattatttgaaaaaatgctacTTTTGTCCTTTATTAAGAAAGAGGGATAAAGCAAATGTTTCGGCcattgttataaaatatatctgCTGCTAAATTTCTAATTAAAATGGACCTTTTCATTACTCAAAGGAACAACacaatttgattaaaaagttgatttatgaggggaaacatttaaagaaatgcagcAACGTTTAGGATGTTCAGCTAAATCCTCTAAAATGAAAACTAAAACCCAAAGCACAAGCAACTAAACAGATGGAGGAATAGTCAGGATGGCAAAAATTCAGCTTTTAatcaacctttaaaaaaattaaagatgaTCTAAAATGAACTATGACAGTCAGAAGACAGCTGTTTGCAAAAAGCCCCTGTAAAATTTGCAAAATCACATCAACAAACTGAAAACCCTACTAGGTTGATTGAACTAATTTTAATAAGTAAACTCGTTGCCTCAATTAAATTAAGTAATGGGTCTCCTGAAAACgtatatatttaagttcacttaACTTGGTGCCACATAGActgaacttaaaattttaagttcaCCAAACTTGGAGTTTGTATAGAGCACTTAAACAATTAAGTTCACTTGTCATTTAAATTTATATAACAATGTGTAATGAAAGGTATTCAGGACTGACTCTATGTCAATCAATGAATGAACTTAATTCTCCACAGAAGCACACAACAAACTGGACTGTTCACATGTATCTTCATTAtagtggagagaaatacaaggAGTTAAATGTGATGCATGCCTACCAAAGGAAACTCGGATCACCTGaatggtgacttcacaaaaaaCCTTAAGAAATTTCTTCAGTTTATAAGTGTCTACAGGGACAACTGCTATTTTTTAACAGCttaatattcattttctttgcttCCCTTTAAAATAACAAGACGTGTAGATTTtgttaatgctttgatttggaATTGAATATGTTATGTTGAAATTAGGAAATAAAATCTATTTAGaacatttctgcactttttcacttttattagtATACTgcgattttttttactgtatatgaccctatataacgtgacttctttaatattgactgagtaccgttatgtcaaagattcaaataaatgtgaaattaGTGAGTGAAATCTAAATTGGATTCTCCCAATATAATTCTAAGACTTTAGCCTTGTTTTCACAAACAGGGTCTCaaattttattatttgattaaattataATCTTTGACAAAATTCTGATTAAGTaagcaataaataaaaagtattaaactgtTCTTAACAGAAATACATGTtttgttataaaatattaatttggaTAAAAGGTTTATCAGTTTCCTATTAAGGATTGTTTTGGCTTTCATTTTAGGGTGATTACCATTCACTGCAGTTTAACttgatgtgtttttgtatgatattgtatttttttcaaTAGGTCTTGCTCCTATGAAGATCTATTGGCAGCTCCTATTAGGAGGAGGAGGATTTCTGCTTGTTTGTCTGATTCCAGCATGTGCTTTCTACACATGGACAAAGAGTAAGTCTGATCACTACATAAAAAAGTCTGATGACTACATCATGAAACCTAATGATTCTGAAATAATTGTGCTGAAAACGAATGAAGAAAAGTATATCAAACCTTAAATATAACACATtagggggtggtttcccggacaggaattatcttaaaccaggactaggcc
The sequence above is drawn from the Misgurnus anguillicaudatus chromosome 22, ASM2758022v2, whole genome shotgun sequence genome and encodes:
- the LOC129440581 gene encoding uncharacterized protein; the encoded protein is MMLLRLNLFGMLMLWCCWLMHVKGQDVCQSNLTQRINLTTELQSEILLSCYFGEAFIKTNQTPNASVVWTHIYETSRDIVEVPVSGEAKFWNSRQGRIKAFSHISGSGNFSILIKNVTKSDLGLYQCKLYRDSNCFQHYMEINISLAPMKIYWQLLLGGGGFLLVCLIPACAFYTWTKRQTVPSSHDGHNSDGQTFEQTDEITYASVVHRRNDSNALMSENNTSTPESDLLNSETDVLYATVKERGRQKMKD